tttgAAGCCTCATTGCCTTCGCCCTCCTCAGTCTTCTCTCCTTCCTCGGCCTTCTCCCCTTCCTCGGTCTTCTCGTCTTCCTCAGTCTTCTCGCCTtcgttctctttcttctgttcAGCACGACGAGCAACCTCCTTATCAACCCACTGCTTCAACTTATATCGTGAAAAGGAGTCGACAAGCTCGGGCCGGAGAACAGTCATGCGATGGGGATAAGCATCACCATCCTCAGGAAGACCGTCTTCGTCAAGCCAAGCAATATCTAGTGGACTGATGCGGTACAAGTCCAGGACGTACTTGCGGGCGTCTGTGCCGAGGAGACCCTTGGTCTCTACACTAGCCTCCAAGTCGAATCGCTTGCCGTCCTTGTCCCAAACAGGGTGCTTCTTCACCTTCAAAGCCTTGGACAATTGAGCAAAGCCTGGAGCAAATCGCTCATCGGCAGCGACAGTGTCCTTGCCGTCTACAGCACCATAGTCGATCTGGTTCTCTCCCGGCTCTCGCTGCTTGAAAATTCCAGGAACGATACTTTGTCCAACGATTCGGCTTCCCAGATAATCAACAACTACGGTAGCAGGGGTAAAGAGTCCCTCAATGTCCAATTGGTTGACAAGCTTCACACCAGCAACGTCCTTACCGGTAGCAACACGGGCAGCCTCATCACCACCCTCGGAGGTGAATGTACCGACACCATCAGCgccgaaagagaagaagatgttGTTGTAGACAAAGATCTGAGCATCTCTGCATTCTGTGGGGTTCAAGGGCGCGATCTCGCCACGCGCAACCATGACAGCACCTCGGGTGGCAGCCTCGTTATAGTCGGCAAACAGCTTGGAAATGAGTCGCTCACGGAAGACACGGTCTTGGACAGACTCGCGGGGAAGCTCCTTGGCTGATTGGAACTCTTCGTTCCAGTCTCGCAGAGTGTCGGTGTTTTCGACACCATTGAGGAGATAGGTCTCTTGAGATCGTGCAGGATCGGGCAGATGCGTGCAGAGCGACGAGTCGGGAGACGGAACCACCCAGGGAGCAGCGGGGATGGCATTGGTGATTTGGAATGTGGCGAGGGGGTCCTTTTGGTTGTTGTAATCCTGAAGCTTCGTGAATGACTCGGCGAAGGAAGGAGAGACAAGGTCAATCAGACTCAACAAAGAGTGAGCGGACTGGCCCTTGGGGGCTGGGCGAGGGAAAGGATCGAATTTAGCATTCGATGATTTGTTGATGTAAAAGCCCGAAACGTGAGAGGTGACCTGGTACTGCTCGCCTTCATTGGTGGACACAACAAGGTAGAGCAGATGGCCGCGCTGTCGCAGATGAGGTGGAGGGGGGTTCCAAGACGACAAGGAGATCTGCTTTACTGTCTTGGGGGCGGGCTCGGAAACAGGAGGAATCAGCCCGGTAAGTGAAGGTACGGCCTGGAAATCGTAGTTCTCGACAGATGACTCCTCAGAAGGCTCGTCTTTATTGTCGCTACTCTGAGCCTCGGCGGCCACGGTTTCGAAGAGAGAAAGTCCAGGAAGAAGACCCTGGGCAGTGTCGCATCGATCTCCGGAAGCGCCAATAAGTTCCCGAATGCGGATAAAGTGAATGCGAGCCTCCTTCTCGGTATAAGGGTCTTGGACAATGTGGAATTCGGGTGTGGTGCCAAGCTCAGGAATTTCAGCAAGTGGGATGAAGTCGTTAATCTTCTCGCCATTGAATTCGAGGTGAAAGCAAGTGTATTGGAATGCCGATGGCAGGTCAATGACCGATTGTCGAATCTCATGAACCTGTTCTTGAGAAGAAACCTGAACTTTGGTGAGCATGAGGTTTATTGACGTGGGGTGGTATAAGTCAATGACAAACCATGATCTGCATCTTGCTAGCATTGGCATCGGGCAAGACAATGGTAAGGTTTATTAACGCTGTTGAATAATTAGACACCCATGCCATTTCATCTACGTCGCTAATCGGAGGGGCAATAGCTACCTTCGGCCCCGGCGTCGACATCTTGGGCTTCGGCCTCCATGTTGGTCTCGGGCTCCTCGGACGCAGCAGCTGTGAGACATATTAGCTTATTGCTGCAAAACGGAAGCAGAAACAAAAGCCACAAGACCCAAGGTCAGAGCTACAAGAGACGTCCTGAATGACGGAGTCGACGTTGTAGATGACCCTGGACTTTCCAGCTTTGACAAGGGCGGTCTAGCTTCACAAATTCAGTAATTTATACATACCAGGCGTCTGAGCGGGAGGAGTGGTTTCCGAAGCCATATTGACAGGATGGAGATTTCAAAAAACAATTCAAGAGCAAGAGAAAGGTAGGTATAGAGGGGAAAGACCAGGCATGGGATGGGATATGCACTGGAGGGGGGAAGACAATCAATTGAACGACGTTCTTCGAAGGTGGGATGTAGGTCGTGACGGAGGGGAGAATGAAAAAAAATTGGACGGGTTGTGGTGCGGTGCGGTGCGGTGCGGCGGCAATGGTCCGGCATTGAGTCTTCAAGCCCGGACTTGCCAAAGGTGTGCGGGCATGGAACTAGCCGGGCGGCGTTCAGAACATGACCGACAGTAATGGTACCTCAGCCCTCTGTAAATCTGAGCGGTTAAACAAGGTACAGTTCGAGTACTGAGCCCTTCAGCATCCAACCCCACCGAAGCCGGCCCTCCCCAGAATATCTGACGGCTAAGCTAAGCCAAAAGTGGAAATTTGTAAACAAGGCCTAGCCTTTATCTTGCCAGCAGTATCAACCATCCATTTACAGTGTCTTATCTCCTCTCATCTTGATCACACTTAGTTTCTTGCGTACATGTGGTCATGTTGAATTGTTTTTTGAATATCTTTACTGTTCTCGATTCTTTATAGCGATTCTTTATAGCATCGCTAATAGGGTACATATTTGTTTATTCTATTCAGAAACCCCTGTATATTATgagtcaacaacaacaacaacaacaacaacatgcaTTGCCAGCTCCATCCGCACATCGCCTCATGACAGGCGGAAGCAAACGATGCAGGCAAGATACACACGTATGGACTGCTGCAAGATGTCAACGGCTATTGCGGCAGCTCGAGTGTCGCTTAGTATCCCTGAGGAAACTGGTCAATGAGGCGCGTCAGCCACAAACAACATCTCATACAAAGCGAACGAACATCGATCAAGAATCCACGAAGCGCTCGAAACGAGCCCGATACACTTATGGAAGACGCCGTTCGAC
This Fusarium poae strain DAOMC 252244 chromosome 3, whole genome shotgun sequence DNA region includes the following protein-coding sequences:
- the CLU1 gene encoding Intracellular distribution of mitochondria (BUSCO:2564at5125), producing MASETTPPAQTPAGKSRVIYNVDSVIQDVSCSSDLGSSAASEEPETNMEAEAQDVDAGAEALINLTIVLPDANASKMQIMVSSQEQVHEIRQSVIDLPSAFQYTCFHLEFNGEKINDFIPLAEIPELGTTPEFHIVQDPYTEKEARIHFIRIRELIGASGDRCDTAQGLLPGLSLFETVAAEAQSSDNKDEPSEESSVENYDFQAVPSLTGLIPPVSEPAPKTVKQISLSSWNPPPPHLRQRGHLLYLVVSTNEGEQYQVTSHVSGFYINKSSNAKFDPFPRPAPKGQSAHSLLSLIDLVSPSFAESFTKLQDYNNQKDPLATFQITNAIPAAPWVVPSPDSSLCTHLPDPARSQETYLLNGVENTDTLRDWNEEFQSAKELPRESVQDRVFRERLISKLFADYNEAATRGAVMVARGEIAPLNPTECRDAQIFVYNNIFFSFGADGVGTFTSEGGDEAARVATGKDVAGVKLVNQLDIEGLFTPATVVVDYLGSRIVGQSIVPGIFKQREPGENQIDYGAVDGKDTVAADERFAPGFAQLSKALKVKKHPVWDKDGKRFDLEASVETKGLLGTDARKYVLDLYRISPLDIAWLDEDGLPEDGDAYPHRMTVLRPELVDSFSRYKLKQWVDKEVARRAEQKKENEGEKTEEDEKTEEGEKAEEGEKTEEGEGNEASKEEENQPNLADFKFALNPDAFSGQVPQTDEEKAEFAADEEEVRAAGAYLREQVIPDLLKELSDSEISFPMDGQSLSRLLHKRGINVRYLGKVAELSNDGRLRCLREICVQDMVSRAFKHISGAYLRHLPVPAVPAAVSHLLNCLLGHKFNSKPVAELDSEIRSLYADADWSFEKVTPESLRQNIEEQILQRFRYELDEDWYNTVRPVQLLREVSLKLGIQVQAKDYTFTADGAAAAAAAASTKTEKTPANGQTNGESSSSKKKKKNKAREVSPPETVATANVHTFTPDDIVDLVPLIKDSCPRSALAEEALEAGRISLIQNQRKLGQELLLESLSLHEQIYGILHPEVARVYNSLSMLYYQLDEKEAAVDLARKAIIVAERTVGVDSAETLLNYLNLSLFLHQIGDSKGALVYSKHALKMWKIIYGPDHPDSITTLNNAAVMLQHLKAYHESRLWFEESLRVCESVFGKQSINTATLLFQLAQALALDRDSKAAVARMRESYNVFLAELGPEDKNTKEAESWLEQLTQNAVNIAKHAKDAATRRLRTGIRFNTNASNPGVPSGVVPSHAGPGSQVDPRSIDELIKFIEGGEHQQSKKRAGRGNPKRRGQAGAR